From the Streptomonospora nanhaiensis genome, the window AACCTGCCGGTGCGGGACGACGCCCCGAGCTGGCGCCCGGGGGGCAGGTCCGGTGCGACGGGGACCTCGTCGCCGGGGGCACTGGCGAAGGGCTGGCCTACCCAGGCCCCGTCCTCGGCACCGGGGTAGGCCGGCTTGAACCAGTACACCGTCTCGCCGTCCGCCGAGATCACGGCGTCCGCCGCGTTGTGCCGGGGGTCGGTGAGCCGGCGGTGCTCGCCGGTGCCCCGGTCCCAGGAGTAGACCGCCCACGCGCCGGGCTCCTCGCCCGGTGGCTCGGGCCGGTAGCAGTAGATGCTCCGGTCCGGGTCGGCCTCGGCGGTCCGGAGCTCCGCCGTGCTGCCCTGCTCGCGGGGCGCCCCCGGCGCCGCCCCCGCCGTGTCCTCCATGGCACACCTCTTTCCCCCGCCGCGCACGGATCGCCGCGGCCGGGTGTCGACTCCGTTGTCGTCACGGGGATCCTAAAGGGCGGTTTCGGCGCCCCGGCGGCGGAGGTGGGTGGAGGCGGCCGTCGCCGCGAGAGGCGGGCGCCGGTCAGGACGGCGGCGGCGCGGAGTCGCCCTCCTCGCGGCCGACCGTGCGCCGCAGGACGTCGCAGGTGTACTGGAACTCCTCCTGCAGCCGGGTGGCCTCGACCAGCAGCGTCGCGTAGGGGCTGGAGCGGTCGGTGAGCGGCAGGGCGTTCCGGGAGGCGTGGTCGGCCAGGCCCTGGGCGTACTCCTCGGCCTGTGCCACCTTGGCGCAGAGGTCGTCGGTCTGCTCGGCCAGGCGCTCGTCGGCGACCTCGCTGAGGTCGCGGGTGACCTCGGCGGCCGAGGCCAGGAAGTCCGCGTAGTGGCCCAGGAACGCGTCGCGGTCGGGGCCGGCCTGGGTGCGGCCGGCCGACTCGTCGAGGGTGCGGGCCACCGACGCCAGCTGGTAGCTGACGCGGTCGAGGGCGTCGACCACCTCGGCGTAGCCGGTGAAGGTCAGGCGGCCGCGGTTGCGGCGCAGCAGGCGGCGGGGGTTGTAGTAGACGCTCTCCTCGGCCGTCCGAACGGCGGTGCGGGCCTGGTCCACCTGGCGGCCGAGGTTGTTGGCGCGGCGGCGCCACTGGGCGGTGCGCTCCTCGTCCAGGGAGCCCTCGCGCAGCGGCGGGTGCATGTCGGAGATCAGGTCGCACATGGAGTGGGCCAGCGCGCGCACGCCGTACTCCGCGCTGCGGAACCGCATGGGCGGCAGGACGAGCAGGTTCACCGGCACGCCGACACCGCAGCCCACGCACACCAGCAGCACGATCTGGCCGAGCTGGGCCAGCCGGTCCACCGTGGTGGTGGCCGTGATGTACATGGAGAACGCGAAGAACGCCGCCGTGGCCACCTGGGAGCCCTGCGAGCCGAGCCGGGGCCACCGGCCGATGACCAGTGCCCCCACGGTGACCAGTGCGAACGTGAGCACATCGGGCCCGGCCAGGAACCCGAAGACGCCCTGGAGCACCACGCCCAGCGAGACCGCGCCGAGGTAGCGCAGCGACTGGGCCACCGACTGGTAGACCGTCACCTGCATCATCAGCACCGCCGAGAAGGGGGCGAACGCGGGCGCCTGGGCGCGCATGCCGTAGTAGGCGATCGTCCAGGCGATGGTGGCGGCCAGCGTGCTCTTGGCGATCATCAGCAGGACGTTGCGCTCGTGGCCGTCGGATCGCGCGCGGTGCAGCCACTGCCGGGTGCGCGACCACCAGTCCAGGGGGGCCGGCCGCAGCCCCGTCCGCTCCGATGGGCGCCGTGACCGACGCGCTGACCGTGCCGACCGCGATGGACGCATACCCCGCTGCCTCCTGGCTCTGGTGCCGCTCTCCCGTTGCCCCGACCGGATCCGCGCGACCTGGGGCGGCGCGGTCCCGCCGGCTCCTGCCCCGTCCGGATAACCGGGAACGCCGCGAACATGTCGCCCGCCGCCGCATCGGCGCCGACCGCCTGTCGGTCGTGGCTCGGCGGCGCCCCGTGGCCGACACTGGTGCGGGGGTGGTGGAAGCCAGTGGCTGAGGGCACGGGCGGCGCGGGCGGAGGCGCTGGAGGGGCCGGGGGCGCTTCGGGCGCCGGAGGCACCGGGGGCGCGGAGGGCACCGAGTTGGAGCGGGCCGTGGCCGGGCTTCGGCTCATGGCCGAGGTGAGCACGGTCGTGGGCAGCAGCCTGGACGGCGAGGTGGTGCTGCGCCGCCTCGCCCGCCTGGTGGTGCCCGTGCTCGCCGACTGGTGCGTGGTGGACCTCATCGGCGACGAACTGCGCCGCGTGGCGCTGGTGCACCGCGACCCCGACGTGCGCCCCGCCCCCTACACCGCGGGCATGGTGCTGCCCGCGCCCGGGCCGGTGCCCGGCAGAGCCGTCGAGCGCGTCCTGGCCGGCGAGGGGCCCCTTGTCAGCACCGAGTTCCCCGCCGCCGACAGCCCGCTGGGCCGCGAGCACCGCCAGCTCATCGACGCCTTCGGCGCCCACACCGAGGTCCTGGTGCCGCTGCGCGTGCGCCGCCGCGTCCTGGGGGTCCTGGGGCTGGTGCGCACCTCGCCCGAGCGCCCGGTCACCGCCGAGGACCTGGAGCTGATCCAGGACATCGCCCACCGCGCCGCCATCGCCCTGGACAACGCCCGCCTCTACGCCTCGGTCCGCGGCGCCGCCCACGACCTCCAGCGGGCGCTGCTGCCCGAACTCCCCGACCTCGGCCGCCTGGAGACGGCCGCCCACTACCTGCCCGCCCAGGACGAGGCCGAGGTGGGCGGCGACTGGTACGACGCCTTCGTGCTGCCCGACGGCGCCGCCGCGCTCGCCGTGGGCGACGTCTGCGGCCACGACCGGGCCGCCGCCGTCGAGATGTCCAAGCTGCAGAACATGCTGCGCGCCCTGGCCTGGGACCACCAGGACCCGCCCAGCGGGATCCTCCGCCGGCTGGACGCGCTCATGGACTACCTGCGGGCCCGCACCGCCACCGCCGTGTTCGGCCGCGTCGACGGCCCCGACGGCGGCCCGTGGACCTGGTCCTGGAGCAACGCCGGCCACCCGCCGCCCCTGCTGCTGGCCCCCGACGGCCGCACCCGCTACCTCGGCGGCGCCCCCGACCCCCTGCTGGGCACCGGCGTGCCGCTCCCCCGCACCGACCGCACCGAGGCCCTGCGGCCCGGCCGCACCCTGCTGCTCTACAGCGACGGCCTGGTCGAACGCCGCGGCGAGTCGCTGTCGCGGGGCATGGTCCGCCTGCGCCAGCAACTCGCCCTGCGCGCCCGCGAACCGGTGGGCGCCCTTTGCGACAGCCTGCTGGAGTGCATGGTCCCCGAGCCCGAGGACGACGTGGTCCTGCTGGCCCTGCGGGTCCCCGGGGAGGGGTGAGCGGTGGCCGTACGCGGTCCCGGCCGCCGCGGGGTCAAGGGCGGCCGAGGGTGCTTTCTCGGGGGACCAGGGCGAATCCGGGGCGGATGCGGCGCGAGGAATCGGGGGGTGGGGTGCGGGCGGGGTCGAGGCGGGCGAGGAGGGCGTCGACGGCGGCGCGGGCGATCGCCCGCTTGTGCGGGGCGATGGTGGTCAGGGCCGCCGCGCAGTAGCGGCCGTCCTCGATGTCGTCGAACCCGACCACAGCGACGTCCTCGGGGACCCGCAGGCCGCGTTCGCCCAGGGTGCGCATGGCGCCGATCGCGACCAGGTCGTTGTAGCAGAACACGGCGTCGGGCGCGGCGCCGGAGTCCAGCAGGCGGGCCATCGCCCGGGCGCCGTCGGCGCGGGTGTAGCCGTCGGTGGTCGCCACCAGGTCGTCGCCGGCCGCCGCGCCCGCCGCCGCCAGCTCCTCGCGCCACCCGCGCAGCCGCAGGTGGGCGGGCTGGCGGGTGCGGCCGTGGCGGGCGCCGAGGAAAGCGATGCGCCGCCGGCCCAGCTCCAGCAGGTGCCGCGTCGCCGTGCGGGCGGCGGCCACGTTGTCGATGGCGATGTGGTCGTAGGGCGCGTCGTACTCCCGCTCGCCCAGCAGCACCAGCGGCGCCTCGGAGCCGCGCTCGGCCAGGTCCTCGTTCTCCAGCTCGATGGGGCTCAGGATCAGGCCGTCGATCAGGCCGGCGCGCACGCCCCGGACGAACAGCACCTCCTGGTCGCGCCGCCCGTGGGTGGGGTCCAGCAGCACGGTGCAGCCCAGGCCCGCCGCGTAGTCGATCACCTCCTCGGCCAACTCGGCGAAGTAGGGGTTGTTCAGCTCGGGCAGGGCGAGGGCGATGATGCCGGTGCGCCCGGCGCGCAGGTGGCGGGCGGTGAGGTTGGGGCGGTAGCCCAGCTCGTCGATGGCCTGCTGCACGCGCCGGCGCGTGGCCGGCGTGACGTGGCGGTAGCCGTTGACGACGTTGGACACCGTCTTGGCGGAGACGCCGGCGCGCTCCGCGACGTCCTTCAGGCTGACGACCACACCGCCCCCTTCGCGTTCGCGGGGCCGCTTCGCGGGCCCGCCGCCCGCGCGGGCGCCGCGCCGCCAATTCCCGCGCTCCCCGCTGGGAGTTCCATCGTTATACAGCACCGGCCCGTGCCGCCACCCGCGGCCGCAGTTCGGCGCCGCAGCGCCCGTTCCGCGCCATCCGGGGGGCCGCCGGGCGGGCGCGGCGGTGCGGCCGGACCTCTGGACAGCGGGGGGTGACTGTGCTCTCATCGTGAGTGAACCCGGGTTTTCCACGTTGTAAACGACGCGACGAGGCCGGACGCGGGGGCGGACACGACCCGCCCCCGCTCCGGCCGCTCCCCCGTTTCCCGGAGGCCCCCATGCGCCTGAGCCCCTCCGATCCCCCCGCCCGCCCCCGCTCCGCCGCACCCGCCGCCGCGGCCCTGGCCGCGCTCCTGACCTCCGCCCTGCTGCTGCCCGCCCCGCCCGCCGCCGCTGCCGAGTGGCGGCCCCTCGAACCCCCGCTGACCACCCCCTGGACCGACGACGTCTCGCCCGACAACGCGCTGCCCGAGTACCCGCGCCCGCAACTGGAGCGCCCCGACTGGCGCAACCTCAACGGCGTGTGGCAGTGGGCGCCCGCCGCCGAGGGCGAGGCCCCGCCGCTCGGCGAGGACCTCGGCCGCGAGATCCTCGTGCCCTACCCCGTGGAGTCGGCGCTGTCGGGTGTCGGCGAGGACACCGACCGCATGTGGTACCGCCGCACCTTCACCGTCCCCGACTCCTGGGACGGCCGCCGCGTGCTGCTCCACTTCGACGCCGTGGACTGGCGCGCCGAGGTCTGGGTCAACGGCACCCGGGTGGGCGGCCACACCGGCGGATACGACCGGTTCTCCCTCGACGTCACCGACGCCCTGCGCGAGGGCGGCAACGAGGTGGTCGTGGGCGTGCACGACCCCACCGACGGCGGCTCCCAGCCGGTCGGCAAGCAGCGCGACGAGCCCGGCGGGATCTTCTACACCTCCTACACCGGCATCTGGCAGACGGTGTGGCTGGAGCCGGTGGCCCCCGCCCATGTCACCCGGGTGGACCTCACCCCCGACGTCCCCGGCGAGCGGCTGGACGCGGTGGTCCACGCCGAGCGCGCCGGCGGCACCACCGCACGGGTGACCGTCCGCGACGGCGACACCGTCGTGGGCACCGCGCGCGGGCGCCCCGGCACGGAGATCTCCGTGCCGGTCCCCGACCCCCGCCTGTGGTCCCCCGGCGACCCCTTCCTCTACGACGTCGAGGTCACCCTGGAGCGCGGCGGCCGCACGGTCGACCGCGTCGACAGCTACGCCGGCATGCGCTCGATCGACACCGCCGAGGTGGACGGCGTGGTGCGCCCGGTCCTCAACGGCGAGTACGTCTTCCAGATGGGCACGCTCGACCAGGGGTACTGGCCCGACGGCATCGCGACCGCGCCCACCGACGAGGCCCTGCGCTTCGACATCCAGGCGCACAAGGACCTGGGCTACAACACCATCCGCAAGCACGTGAAGGTCGAGCCCGACCGCTGGTACTACTGGGCCGACCGGCTGGGCGTGCTGGTGTGGCAGGACATGCCCTCCATGGCCGAGGTCCCCGACGCCGCCGGGCGCGAGCGGTTCGAGGCCGAACTGCGCGAGATGATCGACCAGCACCGCAGCTCCCCCGCCATCACCCACTGGATCCCGTTCAACGAGGGCTGGGGGCAGTACGACGGCGCCCGCATCGCCGAGGAGGTCGCGGCCATGGACCCCTCGCGCCTGGTCACCGGCGCATCGGGCTGGCACGACACCGGCAACGGCGACGTGATCGACTCCCACATCTACACCGGCCCCGGCGACCCCTCCCCCGCCACGGACGCCCGCGCCTCGGTGCTGGGCGAGTACGGCGGCCTGGGCCTTGCGGTGGAGGGCCACGAGTGGAGCCCCGGCGACGGGTTCGGCTACGAGATGGTGTCCGACAGCGCCTCGCTCACCCACCGCTACACCGGCATGCTCGCCGGCCTCCAGCGGCTGGAGCGCACCAACGGGCTCTCGGGCGCGATCTACACCGAGATCACCGACGTGGAGAACGAGCTGAACGGGCTCTACACCTACGACCGCCGAGAGCTGAAGGTGGACCCCGGCGCGGTGCGGGCCGCCCACGAGGACCTGATCGCGGGCCGGCCGGTGAGCGGGTCGGCGGACCTGCCCGCCGGCGAGTGGCGCTCGCTGCGGGTGACCACCCCCGGGCACACCGACCGCTACATCCGCCACGCCGACGGGCTCGGCTACACCGCCGCGGTGGACGCCTCGGGGTCCGACCTGCTGAAGGCCGACGCCACCTGGCGGATCGTGCCCGGCCTGGCCGATGAGGCCTGCTATTCGCTGGAGTCGCGCAACTACCCCGGCGAGTACCTGCGCCACCGCGAGGACCGGGTGCGGCGCGACCCCGACGACGGGACGCGGCTGTTCGACCAGGACGCCACCTGGTGCGCGGTGCCCGGGCTGTCGGGCACCGGGGTGTCGCTGCGCTCCTACAACTACCCCGACCACTTCCTGCGGCACTACGGCTCCGAGCTGTGGCTGGCGGGTATGGGCGGGCCGCGGTCCTACGACACCGCCGACCTGTTCGCCGAGGACGCGAGCTGGGCGGTGGCCGACCCGTGGGCGCCGTGACGGCCGTGCGCCGCTGAATGGACCGGCGCCGGCGGTTCGCCCCGCCGCCGGCGCCGCCCGGCTCCGCCGCCCGCTCGCACCCGTCCGGCGAGCGGGCGGCGGGCCGCGGGTTGTCAGGCGGGGCAGCGGGCGCGGAGTTCGGCGGCGCCGTCGCCGGTGAGGTCGTCGCAGAACGCGGCGCGGCCGGTCATGGCCATGATGAGGGCGACGGTGGGCCCCGAGACCAGAGGGCCCTCGCCGGCGGAGAAGTCGGTGTCGGTGGCCGCCAGCCGCAGCCCCTTGACGCGGGACCGGGCCTCCACGACGAAGTCGCTGCCGTGGTAGTAGGCGGCCAGGCGGGTCAGGACCTCCGGCGGGTAGTCGCGGCGCAGGCCCAGCGGGCGGCGGATGTCCTCGCCGTGGACCACGGCCTCGCCGAGGTTGGCGATCGGCGGCAGCGGCGAGGTGGTACTGGAGACCACCCGCTGGAAGCGGTCGAGGGTGTCGGCCGGCGAGGAGCCCAGGTGCTCCCTCAGCCGCATGGCGACCATGGCGTCGAAGTCGAACCGGCAGCGCAGCACGCCCACCAGCCAGCGCGCCATGGACAGGCTGGCCCCGGCGGTGAGGTGGGCCAGGACCTCGCGCACCGAAAGCCCCGCGCACAGCGAGGGCACCGCCCAGTCGGGGTCGCTCAGACCGCCGAGGTCGGCGGCCAGGGCGGCGCGCTCGGCGTGGACCAGGGGCCAGGTTTCGTTCATACGTACGACCCTACCCACCGGGTACGACAACCCGCGGACGGCGGCCCGCGCCGGCGGCCCGCGCCGGCTCCCGCCTCCCCCGCCGCTCCCGCGCGGCGGTAGCCTTTCCGGGCGGCGCCCCAGCCGCGCACCGACGACCCCGGGCAGACCTGGCAGAAGGGTGGCGACCATGGCCGACTCCAGCGAGTACGCCGAGACGTTCGCGCTTGTCGACAGCGACGACGACGGCCTGATCTCCGCCGACGAGTTCGCCGACCTCCTGGCCCGCCTGGGCCAGGAGCGCGACGCCGACCGGGCCGCCGCCGCGGTCGCGGCGCTGGACTCCGACGGCGACGGCCGGGTCTCCCTGGCGGAGTTCACCCGCTACATGGCCCAGAACGCCTGACCAGGCGCTCGGCCACCGGGGCCCGGCGCGCGGCGCGCCCCCTCAGCGGCGGAACCGCCCGCTGGGGCCGAAGTAGTCGTCGTAGAGGTCGCCGCCGCGCCGGACCCCCACCACCGTCAGCACCGCCAGCAGGAGCACGCCCCCGGCGATCGGAAGCAGCGACGCCCGCAGGTTGCTCGCCCGCTGCTCCTCGACGGTGTCGAAGCACTCCCACCGCTCGGTCGACACGCAGTGCGGCTCGAACGCGCTGATCAGGTACCCGCCGAGCGCGATCAGCCCGAACGCCGCGGCCACGCCCGCCAGCCACGCCAGAACCAGCGCGGCGTCGGTGGCCGCGAGGCTGCGCGGCACCAGCCAGCCGCCGACCACGCACCCGGCCAGGATCAGCGGGTAGGCCACCGCCGGGATCAGCCACGTCTGGAATCCGACGGCGGCGGGGACGAGCACCATCGAGGCGGGCACCGACACGTACCCGCCCAGCCGGACGCTCTCCCAGAAGCCGAGGTGGCGCTCCACCGGCGTGCTCCCTCCCTTGTCCGGCCCGGTGCCCGGTCCGGCCTTGTCCGCCCCGGCCCCCGCCGCGGAACTCCCGCCGACCGGGGCCGTGCCATCAGCATGCCCCTTTTCAGGCCGCGCCGGGCGGCGGCGGGGCCGGTGTCGCCGCCCGGAGCCCGCCGCGCCGCGCGTCCGCGTCACCGCAGTTCGCGGCCCCTGCTCCGCGTTGCCGGTCCTTGACGAGAACGTGATCCATGGTTTATGGACCCGTTGCCGGGTAGGCGCCTGGACACAGCCTTACGGGGCCCGCGGCGCGGGCCCCGACCAGGGAACGAGGAGGCCGAAGAAGACATGAACACCGGCCTGATCATCGCGGTCGTCGCGATCGTGCTGCTGGTCGCCGCCGTCGCGGCGGTGGTGGCGCTCGTCCTGCCCCGGCAGCGCAGCAGGCGGCTGCGCCGGCGGTTCGGCCCCGAGTACGACCGGGCCCTCCGCGAGCACGGCAGCCGCGCCGCCGCCGAACGGTAGCTGGCCGCGCGCGAGAAGCAGCACGCCCGGCTCGATCTGAAACCCCTCTCCGCGCCCTCCCGCCGGAACTACGAGACCGGCTGGGCCCGCATCCAGGAGCAGTTCGTGGACACCCCGGCGGAGGCGGTCCGCGACGCCCACGACCTGCTCACCCGCCTCATGACCGAGCGCGGCTACCCCACCGAGGACGACGACCGGCGCATCGCGGCGCTGTCCGTGGAGCACGCCGGCACCCTCGACCGCTACCGCGAGGCCCGCGCCATCAGCCGCCGCACCGGCACCGGCGAGGCGTCCACCGAGGACCTGCGCCACGCGATGGTGCACTACCGGGCGCTCTTCACCGAACTGCTGGCCAACGGCACCACGGGCGGTGCCCCCGCCGACGCGGCGGGCCGGAGGGCCCACGGCCGCTCCGGACACGGCACCGCCCCCGAGGCGGCCGACCGCGGCACCGCTCCGCCCGCCCCGCGCACCGGCGAGCCGATGGGGCCGGGCGTGGCCGCCGCCTCCGGCACCGCGCAGGGCGCCCACCCCCGCCGTCCGGGCGCGCCGGCCGACCCCGACGAGCGCCACCGCCGCGGTGGCCCCGCCGCGCCCTGACCGGCGCCGCGCGGCGCGCCTCGCGCGCGCCGCACCCGTCTTCCGGCGCGTCCCCGCGCCGCCCCGAGCGAAGGGAGACCCCTCCCATGAGCAGTCCGAGCAGTCCGAGTGATCCGAGCGGTCCCGGCGGCCCGGCGCACCGGCCCGACGACACCGCCGTGGCCGGCGCGCGCGACCACGCCCACGCGGTCGGCGCCGACGGCACGGTGTCCCCCGGCGGCGACGCCGCCCGGCACCGCGCCGAGGACCGCTACGCCGCCGAGACCGGCACCCGCACCCCGCCCACCCGGGCCACCACCATCGGCAGTGCCGGCAGGGGCGCGTCCGCCCGGTCCGGCCGACCGCGCCGCCGACGGCGCATCATCGGAGGTCCGCGCGGCGTCGCCCGCCGCCTCCGACCGCGCCGGGAGCACCGCGCCGCACGCCGATGCGGCCGAGTCCCTCACCCTGTTCACCGAGGAGGACCGGAAGCGGTTCCAGGACAGGTGGCGCGAGGCCCAGGGCGACTTCGTGGACGACCCGCGCGCGGCCGTGCACACCGCCGACGAACTCGTCGACGAGGTGCTCAGGACGCTCACCGCGAAGTTCGCCGACCACAAGCGCACGTTGGAGGCGCAGTGGTCGCGCCAGGGCGGGGCCGACACCGAGGCCCTGCGCACGGCGATGCGCAGCTACCGCACCTTCTTCCGGCAGCTGCTGCAGACCCGGAACTGAGCCGCCCGGCGTCCGCCGCGGCCGCCCGGCCGCGGCGGACGCCGGGACCGGGCGCGGCGCGCGGAAACGGGCCGCGCGTGCTCCCCGTACGCCGTACACCCCGTTCTCCGCGCGCCGCGTGACAGCCAGGTGACGGCGGAGCCCCCGCGCGTCCGCGGGGGGCTCGGCTAATCCGCCTGTGCCGCCGCACCGGTGCCCGGGGCGGCGGCACAGGCGTGGGGGCCGTCCCATCGGTGCACGCCCAGGCCGGTGCGGCCGGGCGCAAGGTCGGGGCGCAGCACCAGGTCGGCGTCGTAGTCGGCGCTGTTCTCGTAGCGGTAGGCGATGGGCCGCTGGGTGGGCAGCTCGGCGAGCCGGGCGCGCAGCCCCTTGGCCGCGGCGTCGGCGGCCGCGGCGTCGGCCCGGTCCGCCCCGTAGACGACGAACGGCGGCAGCGCCGCCGCCCCGGTGTACCAGAACGTGCCGTGCAGCAGCGGGAACAGCACCTCGTCCACGTGCCCGTGGATCCCGCGCGGCCCGAACGACGCCTCCCGGGCCCCCACCGACGTCACGATGAGCGCGCGCTTGCCCACCAGGCCGCCGTCGCCGTAGCGGCGGGTGCGCCCCTGGTCGTCCCGGAGCCCGAACGCGAAGCCCTGCACCAGCACACGGTCCAGCCAGCCCTTGAGGATCGCGGGCGGGCCGAACCACCAGAGGGGGAAGTGCAGGACGATGGCGTCGGCCCAGTCGATCCGCTCCTGCTCGGCCAGGACGTCGGGGCTCAGCCGCCGCTCGCGGTGGCCGCGCTCCTGGGCGGCGCCCACCACCAGCCGGTCCCGCTCCAAACCGCCGGCCCCCGGGAAGTCCGCCGCGTCCACCACCGGTTTCCAGCCCATGGCGTAGAGGTCGGAGACGCGGACGTCGTGCCCGCGCTCCGCCAGCTCCGCGAGCCCCGCCGCCATCAGGGAGCCGTTCAGCGAGCGCCGTTCGGGGTGGGCGAACACCCAGAGGATCTTCATCCTCACGATGGTGCCTTAGCGGTCAATGCCCTGACGAGGGGCGACCGGCCCGCGATCGCCGGAATCGTGCGGTTTTCCGCCCCAAGGAACCGGACACCGGACGCCGGAAACCGCAGAGCACCCGAATCACCATGACACGGCCACCTGACCGCGGCCGGACGTTTGCGCCGGGAAAGTCAACCGGAAAGGACCGGCGCGCGTCTTACGAAATCGCCGTCGCCCGGAAAGGCACCGCCGAATGGCGGCCCGCACCCGGAATCGGCTACGGGGCGCGCCGCACCGGTGGCGCGGCGTCGCCGCGGCGGCACGGCGCCACCCCCGCATGGACGGCACCGGCGGCCCCCGCGACCGGAAGAGGACACCGAAACACCGATTTCCCTGCTGGTTCCGTGATTGTTGGCCGCATTCGCACCTTTAACCGGCGTTCCCAGGCGGGTACTATCGCTGCTGCGGCAACTCCGTACGTGGATTTCCCGCCGAACCGACGATTCTCCGCCGTGGCGCCGCGACACCTCCCGCCCCGGGTGTTCCGCCACCCCCCACCACGGCGCCCACGCCCTCCCGGTCCGGCGCGGCCGTCCCAGGCTGCGGCGGGGCCGCATGGGCCTTGAACCGCCGTTCTTCACCCCCAGGAGCGACAGGAGTTCGGTTACCTTGCGGCACCAGTCCAGAACGGAACGCGGACGCCTCGGCAAAGGTACGACCGTGGGCGCGGTGACGATCCTGGCCACAGGGCTGGTCGGCACCGCCGTCTTCGGCGTCGGCGCCTACAACCACTGGGACGACATCTCCAGCGGCAGCGTGTGGCTGTGGAGCAGCGTCACGGGCGAACTCATCCGCGTGAACGCCAACAACGGCCAGGTCGACCTCGTCCAGGAGGTCAAGGACTCCGAGAACCACCCGGTGCGCCTGGCCCAGAACAACCGGTACCTGGTCGTGCACGACCTCGACACCGGCGCGCTGTCCTCGGTCGACCTCGCCCGCATGGACTTCACCGGCCAGACCGACGTCGGCACGGCGGGCGACAACCACTTCGTGCTCGGCAACGACACCGCCGTGATCATCGACAAGGCCCAGGGCGAGGTCCGCCGGGTCGACCCCGAGACCCTGGAGTCGGTGGGCGAACCCCTCCAACTCGTCGGCCCGCTGGTCGGCGGCGAGTTCGACCGCGACGGCACGCTGTGGGTGGCCTCGCGCTCGCAGGGCACGGTGGTCGCCATCGACACCGCGCGCGAGCAGCCCGAGGTGATCGACAGCATCGCCGTCAGCGACCCCGGCGCCGACCTGGTCATGACCGTGCTGGACACCGGCGCGCTGGCCGTCAACCGCGACACCGGCGAGCTGAGCGTCGTGGGCGGCGGCTCGACCACCACGGTGGACTCCCCCATCGACCTCAAGGGCGCCAAGGTCCCCGCCCGCACCGTGGGCAACCTCGCCACGGTCACCGTTCCGAAGTCCTCGTCGCTGGTCGCGCTGGCCAACCTCAACGGCAGCCCCGAGGCGTCGTCCTTCGAGGTCCACGGCTCCACGCCCGAGACCGCGCTGCCCTTCGCCAACGCCCTCTTCGTGCCCTACTCCGAGGAGGGCCTGGTCCGCAGCTTCCGGCCCGACGGCTCGCAGAAGAACACCATCCGCGTTCCCGACGCCGGCGACAGCCCGCTGGAGCTGGAGGTCCGCGACGACCACCTGTTCATCAACGCCCCGGAGTCGGAGTCGGCGCTGGTCGTCGACCCCGACGGCCGGGTGCGCAAGGTCGACAAGTACGACCCCGAGGGCGAGGGCGACGGCGAGGGCGGCGACAGCCGCGAGGAGCAGGAGGAGGAGGCCGACCCCTACGTCGAGGGACCGGACAGCGACTACGAGCCGCCGCGGCTCGACCTGCCCGACGCCAGCAACCAGGAGGACCTGCCGGAGGACGTCCCGCTGGTCCAGGACGACCAGGAGAACGGCCGCAACGAGGACGACGAGGACCACGACACCCCGCGCGGCCGGCCGGAGGACGAGTACTCCCGGCCGCCCAACGAGGAGCCGCAGATCCCCACTCCCGACGAGTGGGCCCC encodes:
- a CDS encoding FUSC family protein, which codes for MIAKSTLAATIAWTIAYYGMRAQAPAFAPFSAVLMMQVTVYQSVAQSLRYLGAVSLGVVLQGVFGFLAGPDVLTFALVTVGALVIGRWPRLGSQGSQVATAAFFAFSMYITATTTVDRLAQLGQIVLLVCVGCGVGVPVNLLVLPPMRFRSAEYGVRALAHSMCDLISDMHPPLREGSLDEERTAQWRRRANNLGRQVDQARTAVRTAEESVYYNPRRLLRRNRGRLTFTGYAEVVDALDRVSYQLASVARTLDESAGRTQAGPDRDAFLGHYADFLASAAEVTRDLSEVADERLAEQTDDLCAKVAQAEEYAQGLADHASRNALPLTDRSSPYATLLVEATRLQEEFQYTCDVLRRTVGREEGDSAPPPS
- a CDS encoding SpoIIE family protein phosphatase; translation: MAGLRLMAEVSTVVGSSLDGEVVLRRLARLVVPVLADWCVVDLIGDELRRVALVHRDPDVRPAPYTAGMVLPAPGPVPGRAVERVLAGEGPLVSTEFPAADSPLGREHRQLIDAFGAHTEVLVPLRVRRRVLGVLGLVRTSPERPVTAEDLELIQDIAHRAAIALDNARLYASVRGAAHDLQRALLPELPDLGRLETAAHYLPAQDEAEVGGDWYDAFVLPDGAAALAVGDVCGHDRAAAVEMSKLQNMLRALAWDHQDPPSGILRRLDALMDYLRARTATAVFGRVDGPDGGPWTWSWSNAGHPPPLLLAPDGRTRYLGGAPDPLLGTGVPLPRTDRTEALRPGRTLLLYSDGLVERRGESLSRGMVRLRQQLALRAREPVGALCDSLLECMVPEPEDDVVLLALRVPGEG
- a CDS encoding substrate-binding domain-containing protein; protein product: MVVSLKDVAERAGVSAKTVSNVVNGYRHVTPATRRRVQQAIDELGYRPNLTARHLRAGRTGIIALALPELNNPYFAELAEEVIDYAAGLGCTVLLDPTHGRRDQEVLFVRGVRAGLIDGLILSPIELENEDLAERGSEAPLVLLGEREYDAPYDHIAIDNVAAARTATRHLLELGRRRIAFLGARHGRTRQPAHLRLRGWREELAAAGAAAGDDLVATTDGYTRADGARAMARLLDSGAAPDAVFCYNDLVAIGAMRTLGERGLRVPEDVAVVGFDDIEDGRYCAAALTTIAPHKRAIARAAVDALLARLDPARTPPPDSSRRIRPGFALVPRESTLGRP
- a CDS encoding AbfB domain-containing protein — protein: MRLSPSDPPARPRSAAPAAAALAALLTSALLLPAPPAAAAEWRPLEPPLTTPWTDDVSPDNALPEYPRPQLERPDWRNLNGVWQWAPAAEGEAPPLGEDLGREILVPYPVESALSGVGEDTDRMWYRRTFTVPDSWDGRRVLLHFDAVDWRAEVWVNGTRVGGHTGGYDRFSLDVTDALREGGNEVVVGVHDPTDGGSQPVGKQRDEPGGIFYTSYTGIWQTVWLEPVAPAHVTRVDLTPDVPGERLDAVVHAERAGGTTARVTVRDGDTVVGTARGRPGTEISVPVPDPRLWSPGDPFLYDVEVTLERGGRTVDRVDSYAGMRSIDTAEVDGVVRPVLNGEYVFQMGTLDQGYWPDGIATAPTDEALRFDIQAHKDLGYNTIRKHVKVEPDRWYYWADRLGVLVWQDMPSMAEVPDAAGRERFEAELREMIDQHRSSPAITHWIPFNEGWGQYDGARIAEEVAAMDPSRLVTGASGWHDTGNGDVIDSHIYTGPGDPSPATDARASVLGEYGGLGLAVEGHEWSPGDGFGYEMVSDSASLTHRYTGMLAGLQRLERTNGLSGAIYTEITDVENELNGLYTYDRRELKVDPGAVRAAHEDLIAGRPVSGSADLPAGEWRSLRVTTPGHTDRYIRHADGLGYTAAVDASGSDLLKADATWRIVPGLADEACYSLESRNYPGEYLRHREDRVRRDPDDGTRLFDQDATWCAVPGLSGTGVSLRSYNYPDHFLRHYGSELWLAGMGGPRSYDTADLFAEDASWAVADPWAP
- a CDS encoding maleylpyruvate isomerase family mycothiol-dependent enzyme, producing MNETWPLVHAERAALAADLGGLSDPDWAVPSLCAGLSVREVLAHLTAGASLSMARWLVGVLRCRFDFDAMVAMRLREHLGSSPADTLDRFQRVVSSTTSPLPPIANLGEAVVHGEDIRRPLGLRRDYPPEVLTRLAAYYHGSDFVVEARSRVKGLRLAATDTDFSAGEGPLVSGPTVALIMAMTGRAAFCDDLTGDGAAELRARCPA
- a CDS encoding EF-hand domain-containing protein, with amino-acid sequence MADSSEYAETFALVDSDDDGLISADEFADLLARLGQERDADRAAAAVAALDSDGDGRVSLAEFTRYMAQNA